From the Eremothecium cymbalariae DBVPG#7215 chromosome 6, complete sequence genome, one window contains:
- the RRG9 gene encoding mitochondrial ribosome assembly protein RRG9 (similar to Ashbya gossypii ABL175C) — MVFKNNGYRLFISHRDVFIRNIATTSTVKYNQLKTAKSIIKLVNNSSLSKKEQTIEPGIQVLNKEISPDMPEWKKQKLALNKKFKGEQWNPTKKLSRDEIESVRMLKRQYPNMTTKQLGSYFKVSPESVRRILKSKWQPTEDEMLNVQERWKRRGKRIESMFEPTTGKDSVQPTRRIVVNSETSGGTFRVKYVQKPKVISTSLPKPNKLHLLLNHK; from the coding sequence AtggtttttaaaaacaatggTTATAGATTATTTATATCTCACAGGGATGTATTTATACGAAATATCgcaacaacatcaacagtcaaatataatcaattaaaaacagCCAAGAGCATTATAAAATTAGTTAACAATAGCAGCTTATCGAAGAAAGAACAAACCATAGAACCTGGTATACAGGTATTAAATAAGGAAATTAGTCCAGATATGCCAGAAtggaaaaaacaaaaacttgCATTGAATAAGAAATTCAAAGGTGAACAGTGGAATCCAACCAAAAAACTGTCTCGCGATGAGATTGAATCAGTAAGAATGTTGAAGAGACAGTATCCCAACATGACGACCAAACAGTTGGGTTCTTATTTTAAAGTGTCTCCAGAAAGCGTCAGGAGGattttaaaatcaaaatgGCAGCCTACAGAAGACGAGATGTTGAACGTTCAGGAACGGTggaaaagaagaggaaaaagaaTAGAGTCCATGTTTGAACCTACTACTGGGAAAGACTCAGTTCAACCAACTCGTAGGATAGTAGTTAATTCTGAAACTAGTGGGGGTACCTTTAGGGTGAAATATGTTCAGAAACCTAAAGTCATATCTACATCTTTGCCGAAACCTAATAAGTTGCATTTACTTCTTAATCACAAATAA
- the PEX17 gene encoding Pex17p (similar to Ashbya gossypii ABL176W): MNQIPWPQQSKIVLRKPPTTVDQLTSLFHNTGFLVSFLYLISSLIVRPLLQKSHKQRLELSYGTLLKLRKLVNRLSQKLKTVPMAVIGFNERTTTIGDKNIKYVDRCSQTSDDEFERSIYNECYEEPSSTNWSQITSRLDQMASKLIAFNYENAESLDNVDSFALETKLLIDGLSNNLDVEHWNKKYEEISENIHELKGWFIRGVVPA, encoded by the coding sequence ATGAATCAAATACCATGGCCTCAGCAATCAAAAATCGTTTTACGAAAGCCACCAACTACAGTTGATCAACTTACATCATTATTTCACAACACTGGTTTCCTGGTAAGCTTTCTCTACCTGATAAGCTCATTAATTGTAAGGCCTTTACTGCAAAAATCACACAAGCAAAGGTTAGAACTGTCCTATGGAACGTTACTAAAGTTGAGAAAGCTGGTCAATAGACTATCGCAAAAGTTGAAAACCGTTCCAATGGCTGTGATTGGGTTTAATGAGAGAACGACGACCATTGGGGATAAGAATATTAAGTATGTTGATCGCTGTAGCCAAACatcagatgatgaatttgaacGAAGCATATATAACGAATGTTACGAGGAACCTTCTAGCACAAATTGGTCTCAAATTACCTCGAGGTTAGACCAAATGGCTTCCAAGCTCATTGCCTTTAATTATGAAAATGCAGAGTCTTTGGATAACGTAGACAGCTTTGCACTCGAAACCAAGTTACTTATTGATGGACTGTCAAACAACCTTGATGTAGAACATTGGAACAAGAAATATGAAGAAATCAGCGAAAATATTCATGAGCTGAAAGGATGGTTCATTAGAGGTGTTGTACCTGCCTAG